From the Anoplopoma fimbria isolate UVic2021 breed Golden Eagle Sablefish chromosome 14, Afim_UVic_2022, whole genome shotgun sequence genome, one window contains:
- the alpk2 gene encoding alpha-protein kinase 2 — protein MQGVGMRLTDVGIATCKKGYKGFKGNCATSFIDQFKALHQCNIYCEFLGLKSLQPKPKKPVSAPKPKPQPAAAAKKKTFGPTVKGKS, from the exons ATGCAAG GAGTGGGAATGAGGCTTACCGATGTGGGAATAGCCACCTGTAAGAAAGG ataTAAGGGATTCAAAGGAAACTGTGCCACCTCCTTCATTGACCAGTTCAAAGCGTTGCACCAGTGCAACATCTACTGTGAGTTCCTGGGCCTCAAATCCCTGCAGCCCAAACCTAAGAAGCCTGTGTCTGCTCCGAAACCCAAACCACAACCCGCTGCTGCAGccaagaagaaaacatttgggCCAACAGTGAAGGGAAAGTCATGA